In Synechocystis sp. PCC 6714, the following are encoded in one genomic region:
- a CDS encoding aldo/keto reductase, which produces MTTTTAETSPIIWPAMGCGTWAWGNKLLWGYQPAMDGELQKVFDQCVSAGITFFDTGDSYGTGRLQGQSEKLLGKFSQVYGGKNEEKICLATKLAPYPWRLTAQAMVKAGLASAERLQRPIDLVQLHWSTANYAPWQEKPLLKGLGQLCRQGHAKALGLSNFGPKRLRAAHDFCQNEGVKIASLQVQYSLLSTDPVSKLGLKDLCDQLDIKLIAYSPLTLGLLTGKYGPQGPFPKGIRGLLFRQLIPKIKPLLDTLQAIAEGRQKTMAQVALNWCICQGTMPIPGAKKCQQVQDNLGALGWQLDSGEMEELNRQAASLPQTMVQNIFQSR; this is translated from the coding sequence ATGACAACTACCACCGCAGAAACTTCCCCCATTATTTGGCCCGCCATGGGTTGTGGCACCTGGGCCTGGGGCAACAAATTGCTCTGGGGCTACCAACCGGCCATGGATGGGGAACTGCAAAAGGTGTTTGATCAATGTGTGTCCGCTGGTATCACCTTTTTTGATACTGGTGATTCCTATGGCACTGGTCGACTTCAGGGACAAAGTGAAAAACTGCTAGGAAAATTTTCCCAAGTCTATGGAGGAAAAAATGAGGAGAAAATCTGCTTAGCGACTAAGCTCGCTCCTTACCCCTGGCGACTTACTGCCCAAGCTATGGTCAAAGCGGGGTTGGCTTCAGCGGAAAGGTTACAAAGACCCATTGATTTGGTGCAACTCCATTGGTCCACCGCTAACTATGCTCCCTGGCAGGAAAAACCATTGCTCAAGGGTTTGGGCCAACTTTGTCGACAAGGTCATGCTAAAGCCTTAGGTTTATCTAATTTCGGCCCCAAGCGTCTACGGGCAGCCCATGACTTTTGCCAGAATGAGGGAGTTAAAATTGCCAGTCTCCAGGTGCAATATTCGTTGCTCTCCACCGATCCGGTTAGCAAATTGGGTTTAAAAGACCTCTGTGACCAACTAGATATCAAACTAATTGCCTATAGCCCCCTAACCCTGGGACTGTTAACGGGTAAATATGGCCCCCAAGGACCTTTCCCCAAAGGTATCCGTGGCTTATTATTCCGCCAATTAATACCAAAAATTAAACCTCTGCTAGATACCCTCCAGGCGATCGCCGAGGGGAGGCAAAAAACCATGGCCCAGGTGGCGCTTAACTGGTGTATTTGCCAGGGTACTATGCCCATTCCAGGGGCAAAAAAGTGCCAACAGGTGCAGGACAATTTAGGAGCATTGGGTTGGCAACTCGATAGCGGAGAAATGGAAGAACTTAATCGGCAGGCGGCTTCTCTGCCCCAAACCATGGTGCAGAACATTTTTCAAAGTCGTTAG
- a CDS encoding AI-2E family transporter, with protein sequence MTQLIKSLPGWLKLMLIFPIFFLNGVLLSLIINRFRELFDYIIIATLVAFLLKLTINFLVSRGIGKRLAIFAVITISFALIALGGITIIPLMGNQLGNLAQDVPRWLGGSQEHLANLKNSTLFVALDNAGINIDDLFQKAYLTLSKELDRIGQISLKVLTETIGGVVDTLIILVLTIFLMVGGDNFWQGILSWLPSPWQTKIPQYAGEVFREYFISRLILAAGSSLARLIVFIALGIPYSILFAFSLGLASLIPFAGAVVTLIGTLILLLKGWVVAMKFFVSAIVIDQITDNGVAPKLMGDKIGLNPVWILISIFIGAEIAGLLGVLLAVPIASVVKKVVDDVRNGATGEISPREPLTEVLPESLA encoded by the coding sequence ATGACACAGTTAATTAAATCTTTACCGGGTTGGCTAAAGCTAATGCTGATTTTTCCCATTTTTTTTCTAAATGGGGTCTTGCTGAGTTTAATTATTAATCGCTTTCGGGAGCTTTTTGACTACATTATTATTGCAACTTTAGTAGCTTTTTTACTTAAGTTAACTATCAACTTTTTGGTCAGTAGGGGCATCGGTAAAAGGCTGGCAATTTTTGCCGTTATCACCATCAGCTTTGCCCTGATTGCTCTGGGGGGCATTACCATCATTCCCTTGATGGGCAATCAGTTAGGAAATCTTGCCCAGGATGTTCCCCGTTGGCTCGGCGGCAGCCAAGAGCATTTAGCCAACCTAAAAAACTCCACTTTGTTTGTAGCTTTGGACAATGCGGGGATCAATATCGATGATTTATTTCAGAAAGCTTACCTCACTTTGAGCAAAGAATTAGACCGCATCGGCCAAATTAGTTTAAAGGTATTGACGGAAACTATTGGCGGGGTGGTGGATACCCTGATAATTTTGGTTTTAACTATTTTTCTGATGGTGGGAGGCGATAACTTTTGGCAGGGCATTCTCAGTTGGTTGCCTTCTCCTTGGCAAACAAAAATTCCCCAATATGCTGGTGAAGTGTTTCGTGAATATTTTATCAGCCGTTTAATTCTCGCGGCGGGCTCCAGTCTAGCTCGGTTAATAGTTTTTATTGCTTTGGGCATTCCCTACAGCATTCTTTTTGCCTTTAGTTTAGGCTTGGCTAGTTTAATTCCTTTTGCTGGAGCGGTGGTCACCCTTATTGGAACCCTAATTTTATTGTTAAAAGGCTGGGTTGTAGCGATGAAATTTTTCGTCAGCGCCATTGTCATTGACCAAATTACAGACAATGGTGTTGCGCCTAAGTTAATGGGAGACAAAATTGGTTTAAATCCTGTCTGGATCCTAATTTCAATTTTTATTGGGGCGGAAATAGCGGGTTTGCTGGGAGTTTTGCTTGCCGTACCGATCGCCAGTGTCGTTAAAAAAGTAGTAGATGATGTGCGGAACGGAGCAACGGGAGAAATATCCCCCCGGGAGCCATTGACGGAAGTGTTGCCGGAATCCCTAGCCTAG
- a CDS encoding bifunctional nicotinamide-nucleotide adenylyltransferase/Nudix hydroxylase, with the protein MQTKYQYGIYIGRFQPFHLGHLRTLNLAFEKAVRVIVILGSHRGATDTRNPWRSPERIGMIEACLTPEKLQRVHFLAVRDWLYSDNLWLAAVQQQVLEITGGSNSVAILGHRKDASSYYLNLFPQWDYLETGHYPDLSSTQIRGAFFEGRKGDYLDKVPQAIANYLQTFEKSERYTALCDEYQFLQAYKQAWATAPYPPTFVTTDAVVVQAGHVLVVRRKAKPGLGLIALPGGFIRQNETLVEGMLRELKEETRLKVPLPVLRGSIVESHVFDAPGRSLRGRTITHAYFIQLPGGELPAVKGSDDAQKAWWMSLADLYAQEEQIYEDHFQIIQHFVSKI; encoded by the coding sequence ATGCAAACCAAATATCAATATGGAATCTACATCGGTCGGTTCCAACCTTTTCATCTCGGTCATTTACGTACCCTCAATCTTGCCTTTGAAAAAGCTGTTCGGGTCATTGTCATTTTAGGTAGTCATCGGGGGGCGACGGATACCCGTAACCCTTGGCGATCGCCAGAACGGATTGGGATGATTGAGGCTTGCTTAACTCCAGAAAAATTGCAACGGGTGCATTTTTTAGCGGTGCGGGATTGGCTCTACAGCGATAATTTGTGGCTGGCGGCGGTTCAACAGCAGGTTTTGGAAATTACTGGGGGTAGCAATTCCGTGGCGATCCTCGGTCATCGGAAAGATGCTTCTTCCTATTATTTGAATCTGTTCCCCCAATGGGATTACTTGGAAACGGGTCATTACCCTGACCTTAGCTCTACTCAAATTCGTGGGGCTTTTTTTGAGGGTAGGAAGGGAGATTATCTCGACAAAGTACCCCAGGCGATCGCCAATTATTTGCAAACCTTTGAAAAGAGTGAGCGCTACACTGCCCTGTGTGACGAATATCAATTTTTGCAGGCTTATAAACAGGCCTGGGCAACGGCTCCCTATCCACCTACTTTTGTGACAACGGATGCGGTGGTGGTGCAAGCCGGTCATGTGTTAGTGGTACGTCGTAAAGCGAAACCAGGATTGGGTCTAATTGCTTTACCCGGCGGTTTTATTCGGCAAAATGAAACCCTAGTTGAGGGAATGCTGCGGGAGTTAAAGGAAGAAACCCGTCTCAAGGTTCCCCTGCCGGTTTTACGGGGTTCCATTGTGGAAAGTCATGTTTTTGATGCCCCAGGGCGCTCTCTGCGGGGGAGGACGATTACCCACGCTTACTTCATCCAATTACCCGGAGGAGAATTACCGGCCGTAAAAGGGAGCGATGATGCCCAGAAAGCTTGGTGGATGTCCTTGGCGGATCTCTATGCCCAGGAAGAGCAGATTTACGAGGATCATTTCCAAATTATTCAACATTTTGTCAGCAAGATTTAG
- a CDS encoding nicotinate phosphoribosyltransferase — translation MNNNLILDVDSYKVSHWLQYPPDTTAMYSYVESRGGKYPVTVFFGLQYILKRYLSQSIELWMVEEANALLTAHGLPFNYEGWRYIAEELKGRLPIRIKAVPEGLVIPVHNVLMTVESTDPKVFWLTSWLETLLMRVWYPITVATQSWHLKQHIYQSLQRTADDPDGEICFKLHDFGARGVSTCESSGIGGLAHLVNFQGSDTVQALVYGRKYYHSPMAAYSIPAAEHSTITAWGREGEVLAYENMLTQFAKPGSVLAVVSDSYDLWNAIDHLWGDRLRQQVIDSGATVVLRPDSGNPVEIVAQTLEKLAARFGSTVNGKGFRVLNAVRVIQGDGVDGDSIATILERTESLGFSTTNLAFGIGGTLLQKLNRDTQKFAMKCSEVTVAGKATPICKDPITDPGKASKKGRLSLIKTESGYQTVPTSTEDLLQVVYENGQLLQDQSLDVIRQRAWLGIDLVNG, via the coding sequence ATGAATAATAATCTCATTCTCGATGTGGACTCCTATAAAGTGAGCCACTGGTTGCAGTATCCCCCCGACACGACGGCGATGTATTCCTATGTGGAAAGTCGTGGGGGAAAGTATCCTGTTACTGTCTTTTTTGGCTTGCAATATATTTTAAAACGATATCTCAGTCAGTCCATTGAACTCTGGATGGTCGAGGAAGCTAATGCTCTTTTAACAGCCCATGGTTTGCCCTTTAATTATGAAGGTTGGCGATACATTGCTGAGGAGTTGAAGGGTCGTTTACCGATACGCATTAAAGCGGTTCCCGAAGGCTTGGTTATCCCTGTCCATAATGTTTTGATGACGGTAGAGTCCACAGATCCGAAGGTTTTTTGGTTAACGTCTTGGCTAGAAACGTTATTGATGCGGGTTTGGTATCCCATTACGGTGGCAACCCAAAGTTGGCATTTGAAACAGCACATTTATCAATCTTTGCAACGTACTGCGGACGACCCTGATGGTGAAATTTGTTTTAAACTCCATGATTTTGGAGCCCGGGGCGTTTCTACTTGTGAATCATCGGGCATTGGGGGACTGGCCCATCTAGTCAACTTCCAAGGTTCTGACACGGTACAGGCCCTTGTTTACGGGCGGAAATATTATCACTCTCCCATGGCGGCCTATTCGATTCCTGCCGCAGAACATTCCACCATTACTGCCTGGGGAAGGGAAGGGGAAGTTTTGGCCTATGAAAATATGTTGACCCAATTTGCTAAACCGGGCTCGGTGTTGGCGGTGGTTTCCGATTCCTACGATCTATGGAATGCCATTGATCATCTCTGGGGCGATCGCCTGCGGCAACAGGTGATTGATTCGGGGGCGACGGTGGTTCTTCGCCCTGATTCGGGTAATCCGGTGGAGATTGTGGCTCAAACTTTAGAAAAATTAGCAGCTCGTTTTGGCAGTACGGTCAACGGTAAGGGCTTTCGAGTTTTAAATGCCGTAAGGGTTATCCAAGGGGATGGGGTTGATGGGGACAGCATTGCCACTATTTTAGAAAGGACTGAAAGCCTTGGTTTCAGCACCACCAATTTGGCTTTTGGCATAGGGGGAACCTTACTACAAAAACTGAATCGAGATACCCAAAAATTTGCCATGAAATGCAGTGAAGTGACGGTGGCGGGTAAGGCAACTCCGATTTGTAAAGACCCCATTACTGATCCTGGTAAAGCCAGTAAAAAGGGGCGATTGTCCTTGATTAAAACAGAGTCCGGCTATCAGACTGTGCCCACTTCCACTGAAGATTTGCTGCAGGTTGTTTATGAAAATGGGCAGTTATTGCAAGACCAATCTTTGGATGTTATTCGCCAACGGGCGTGGCTTGGGATTGATTTAGTTAATGGATAA
- a CDS encoding lipopolysaccharide assembly protein LapB: MKKQHHHILKKLLLSVMGLGLVITGYWGWRIYQNFRILQNLQSQQEQLSRYRQEAKQRPQEPEVWLQFGDAAFDFWQNAGQGIRIAKEVNQISLVWEWLEERNSALEEANSAYSRVLKLAPESAEAMAGLCQVLIEQFEPAKAVTICQRAVQISPAQSDLYLALSTALIQDSQWAKAEVVARQVIAIESNNDDAYYQLGNALLGQEKVDEGIVALQKSISLDPNANLAYIRLGDALDWKNLSEEAILAYRQSIKVAPSYPLAYERLGQVYSKQKRWEEAILVYREGLKYFPSEVNSLKGLGNALVKLKRWEEALAAYEKVLSFDPEDAESRQMRERIVQQQKVKPTSP, encoded by the coding sequence ATGAAAAAACAACATCATCACATTCTGAAAAAATTGCTACTAAGTGTGATGGGCCTAGGTCTAGTCATCACAGGTTATTGGGGGTGGCGCATATACCAAAATTTTCGTATCTTGCAGAACCTACAAAGCCAACAAGAGCAACTTTCTCGCTACCGACAAGAAGCAAAGCAAAGGCCCCAAGAGCCAGAGGTTTGGCTTCAGTTTGGAGATGCGGCATTCGATTTTTGGCAGAATGCAGGACAAGGGATTCGCATTGCCAAAGAAGTAAATCAGATATCTTTAGTCTGGGAATGGTTGGAGGAAAGGAATTCTGCCCTAGAGGAAGCAAATTCTGCCTATAGTCGAGTGTTAAAACTAGCTCCTGAATCTGCAGAAGCTATGGCAGGTTTATGTCAGGTTTTAATTGAACAATTTGAGCCAGCCAAGGCAGTAACAATATGTCAACGGGCAGTACAAATTAGTCCGGCACAGTCAGATCTCTATTTAGCTTTGAGTACAGCCTTAATTCAGGATAGTCAATGGGCAAAAGCCGAAGTGGTAGCCCGTCAAGTAATAGCGATTGAATCTAATAATGATGATGCCTATTACCAACTGGGAAATGCTCTTTTAGGTCAAGAAAAGGTAGATGAGGGGATTGTGGCCTTGCAGAAATCAATTTCTCTAGATCCAAATGCTAATCTAGCCTATATTCGTTTAGGGGATGCTTTGGACTGGAAAAATCTTAGTGAGGAAGCAATTCTTGCCTATCGTCAATCAATCAAAGTTGCGCCATCTTATCCACTAGCATATGAAAGATTAGGTCAAGTTTATTCCAAACAAAAACGTTGGGAAGAGGCTATATTGGTCTATCGCGAAGGGTTAAAGTATTTCCCGAGTGAGGTAAATAGCCTTAAAGGTTTGGGCAATGCTCTTGTCAAGCTAAAGCGGTGGGAAGAAGCGCTCGCTGCCTATGAGAAAGTATTATCGTTTGATCCAGAGGATGCAGAAAGTCGTCAAATGCGGGAACGCATTGTACAACAACAAAAAGTGAAGCCTACATCCCCATAA